In one Kitasatospora cineracea genomic region, the following are encoded:
- the hutU gene encoding urocanate hydratase, producing MAEQTSGPREVRAARGTGLSTQGWQQEAALRMLMNNLDPEVAEHPSKLVVYGGTGKAARDWRSFDAMVRTLQGLKQDETMLVQSGRPVGVMQTHEWAPRVLIANSNLVGDWANWEEFRRLESLGLTMYGQMTAGSWIYIGTQGILQGTYETFAAVANKKFGGTLEGTVTLTAGLGGMGGAQPLAVTMNGGVAICIDCDPSRIARRIEHRYLDVEARNLDHALQLAVEARDKRQPLSIGLLGNAADLLPQLLALDAPIDIVTDQTSAHDPLAYLPTGVAFEDMAAYAADKPAEFTTRARESMARHVEAMVGFQDRGAEVFDYGNSIRGEAQLAGYDRAFAFPGFVPAYIRPLFCEGKGPFRWAALSGDPKDIHRTDKAVLDLFPENESLHRWITMAQEKVHFQGLPARICWLGYGERDKAGERFNDMVASGELSAPIVIGRDHLDCGSVASPYRETEAMLDGSDAIADWPLLNAMVNVASGASWVSIHHGGGVGIGRSIHAGQVTVADGTALAGEKIRRVLTNDPGMGVIRHVDAGYDRADEVAAERGVRVPMNEHSPVVEL from the coding sequence ATGGCAGAGCAGACGAGCGGCCCGCGCGAGGTCCGCGCGGCCCGGGGCACCGGGCTGAGCACGCAGGGCTGGCAGCAGGAGGCCGCCCTGCGGATGCTGATGAACAACCTGGACCCGGAGGTCGCCGAGCACCCCTCCAAGCTGGTGGTCTACGGCGGCACCGGCAAGGCCGCCCGGGACTGGCGCTCCTTCGACGCGATGGTGAGGACCCTGCAGGGCCTCAAGCAGGACGAGACCATGCTGGTCCAGTCCGGCCGCCCGGTCGGCGTGATGCAGACCCACGAGTGGGCGCCGCGGGTGCTGATCGCCAACTCCAACCTGGTCGGCGACTGGGCGAACTGGGAGGAGTTCCGCCGCCTGGAGTCGCTCGGCCTCACCATGTACGGCCAGATGACCGCCGGCTCCTGGATCTACATCGGCACCCAGGGCATCCTCCAGGGCACCTACGAGACCTTCGCCGCCGTGGCGAACAAGAAGTTCGGCGGCACGCTGGAGGGCACCGTCACCCTCACCGCCGGCCTCGGCGGCATGGGCGGCGCCCAGCCGCTGGCCGTCACCATGAACGGCGGCGTGGCGATCTGCATCGACTGCGACCCGTCCCGGATCGCCCGCCGGATCGAGCACCGCTACCTCGACGTCGAGGCCCGGAACCTCGACCACGCCCTCCAACTGGCCGTCGAGGCCCGCGACAAGCGGCAGCCGCTCTCCATCGGCCTGCTCGGCAACGCCGCCGACCTGCTGCCGCAGCTGCTCGCCCTGGACGCCCCGATCGACATCGTCACCGACCAGACCAGCGCCCACGACCCGCTCGCCTACCTGCCCACCGGCGTCGCCTTCGAGGACATGGCGGCCTACGCGGCCGACAAGCCCGCCGAGTTCACCACCCGGGCCCGCGAGTCGATGGCCCGGCACGTGGAGGCGATGGTCGGCTTCCAGGACCGCGGCGCGGAGGTCTTCGACTACGGCAACTCGATCCGCGGCGAGGCCCAGCTCGCCGGGTACGACCGGGCGTTCGCCTTCCCCGGCTTCGTCCCCGCGTACATCCGGCCGCTGTTCTGCGAGGGCAAGGGCCCGTTCCGCTGGGCCGCGCTCTCCGGCGACCCGAAGGACATCCACAGGACCGACAAGGCCGTCCTCGACCTGTTCCCGGAGAACGAGTCGCTGCACCGCTGGATCACCATGGCCCAGGAGAAGGTGCACTTCCAGGGCCTGCCCGCGCGGATCTGCTGGCTCGGCTACGGCGAGCGCGACAAGGCGGGCGAGCGGTTCAACGACATGGTGGCCTCCGGCGAGCTGTCCGCGCCGATCGTGATCGGCCGCGACCACCTGGACTGCGGCTCGGTCGCCTCCCCCTACCGGGAGACCGAGGCGATGCTCGACGGCTCCGACGCGATCGCCGACTGGCCGCTGCTCAACGCCATGGTCAACGTGGCCTCCGGCGCCTCCTGGGTCTCCATCCACCACGGCGGCGGCGTCGGCATCGGCCGCTCGATCCACGCCGGGCAGGTCACCGTCGCCGACGGCACCGCGCTGGCCGGCGAGAAGATCCGCCGGGTCCTCACCAACGATCCCGGCATGGGCGTCATCCGGCACGTCGACGCCGGCTACGACCGGGCGGACGAGGTCGCCGCGGAGCGGGGCGTGCGCGTGCCCATGAACGAGCACAGCCCCGTGGTCGAGCTGTGA
- a CDS encoding MurR/RpiR family transcriptional regulator, with translation MTALDETGTATGPSARLLHLFEGHRLTPTQRRIAHSLVRHAAEAPFLSSVEVAELAGVSQPSVTRFAVALGYDGYPALRKQLRELGVGEPGTPESHHDVVRNEHQQAVLAEIEHLRHLAELLADPAPIVRAARILAASRPLPVLGLRAASAQARGFAYFAGKVHPDIRLLDEGGSMLADRLEQVAAAGATALLCFALPRYPRELMDALAVARECGLTVLTVADSAFAPVAKLSDVLLPAAVGTGLVFDTACAPMMLGRVLLQTMCDELPDAEARLEAIEQSATARQLFLD, from the coding sequence ATGACCGCCCTGGACGAGACCGGCACCGCCACCGGGCCCTCCGCCCGGCTGCTCCACCTCTTCGAAGGCCACCGCCTCACGCCCACCCAGCGGCGGATCGCCCACTCGCTGGTCCGGCACGCCGCCGAGGCGCCGTTCCTGTCCAGCGTGGAGGTCGCCGAACTGGCCGGGGTCAGCCAGCCCTCGGTGACCAGGTTCGCGGTCGCGCTCGGCTACGACGGCTACCCGGCGCTGCGCAAGCAGCTGCGCGAGCTGGGCGTCGGCGAGCCGGGCACCCCCGAGAGCCACCACGACGTGGTGCGCAACGAGCACCAGCAGGCCGTGCTGGCCGAGATCGAGCACCTGCGCCACCTCGCCGAACTGCTCGCCGACCCGGCCCCGATCGTCCGGGCCGCCCGGATCCTGGCCGCCTCCCGCCCGCTGCCCGTGCTCGGCCTGCGGGCCGCCTCCGCGCAGGCCCGCGGCTTCGCGTACTTCGCCGGCAAGGTGCACCCCGACATCCGGCTGCTCGACGAGGGCGGCTCGATGCTCGCCGACCGGCTGGAGCAGGTCGCCGCCGCCGGGGCCACCGCGCTGCTCTGCTTCGCGCTGCCGCGCTACCCGCGCGAGCTGATGGACGCCCTCGCGGTGGCCCGGGAGTGCGGGCTGACGGTGCTCACCGTCGCCGACTCGGCGTTCGCCCCCGTCGCCAAGCTCTCCGACGTCCTGCTGCCCGCCGCCGTCGGCACCGGCCTGGTCTTCGACACCGCGTGCGCGCCGATGATGCTCGGCCGGGTCCTGCTGCAGACCATGTGCGACGAACTGCCGGACGCCGAAGCCCGGCTGGAGGCGATCGAGCAGTCCGCGACGGCCCGTCAGCTCTTCCTGGACTGA
- a CDS encoding SHOCT domain-containing protein, whose amino-acid sequence MRYWHHGPRGGMPWVWPGIVFLLFGLLLVVLLAVLWRVAGQHRTTGGPAPRWGSAPPPARHAEAERLLGERLARGEIEVEEYRRRLAALRGEPGEERSAGEGPD is encoded by the coding sequence ATGAGGTACTGGCACCACGGGCCCCGCGGCGGAATGCCGTGGGTCTGGCCCGGGATCGTGTTCCTGCTGTTCGGGTTGCTGCTGGTGGTCCTGCTGGCCGTGCTGTGGCGGGTGGCCGGGCAGCACCGGACGACCGGCGGCCCGGCGCCCCGGTGGGGGAGCGCCCCGCCGCCGGCCCGGCACGCCGAGGCGGAGCGGCTGCTGGGCGAACGGCTGGCCCGGGGCGAGATCGAGGTCGAGGAGTACCGGCGGCGGCTGGCCGCGCTGCGCGGCGAGCCGGGAGAGGAGAGGTCCGCGGGGGAGGGGCCGGACTGA
- the hutH gene encoding histidine ammonia-lyase — MHSVVVRVGKADVSAEDVLAVARGGARVEIGPDALAEMAAARARIDALAAEPRPVYGVSTGFGALAVRHISPELRAQLQRSLVRSHAAGMGPVVETEVVRALVFLRMKTLASGRTGVRPLVAETMAALLNARITPAVREFGSLGCSGDLAPLSHCALVLMGEGTAFGPDGVERPAAELLAAAGIAPVELLEKEGLALINGTDGMLGMLVMALADLRRLYTTADVTAAMSLEALLGTDKVLAPELHAPIRPHPGQAAAAANMLAVLRGSGLTGHHQDDAPRVQDAYSIRCAPQVAGAGRDTLAHAALVAERELAASVDNPVVLPDGRVESNGNFHGAPVGYVLDFLAIAAADLASISERRTDRLLDKARSHGLPAFLADDPGVDSGLMIAQYTQAALVSENKRLAVPASVDSIPSSAMQEDHVSMGWSAARKLRQAVANLGRVLAVELVASARALEIREQAAEQPGALAPATAAAVAAARAAGVGGPGRDRFLSPDLEAAADLVASGALLEAVERVTGPLA, encoded by the coding sequence GCACAGTGTGGTCGTCCGGGTCGGCAAGGCCGACGTCAGCGCCGAGGACGTCCTCGCCGTCGCCCGCGGCGGGGCCCGGGTGGAGATCGGGCCGGACGCGCTCGCCGAGATGGCCGCCGCGCGGGCCCGGATCGACGCGCTGGCCGCCGAGCCGCGGCCGGTGTACGGCGTGTCGACCGGCTTCGGGGCGCTCGCGGTGCGGCACATCAGCCCCGAACTGCGGGCCCAGCTGCAGCGCTCGCTGGTGCGCTCGCACGCCGCGGGCATGGGCCCGGTGGTGGAGACCGAGGTGGTCCGGGCGCTGGTGTTCCTGCGGATGAAGACCCTGGCCTCCGGCCGCACCGGCGTGCGCCCGCTGGTCGCCGAGACGATGGCCGCCCTGCTGAACGCCCGGATCACCCCCGCGGTGCGCGAGTTCGGCTCGCTGGGCTGCTCCGGCGACCTCGCCCCGCTCTCGCACTGCGCGCTGGTGCTGATGGGCGAGGGCACCGCGTTCGGCCCGGACGGGGTGGAGAGGCCCGCCGCCGAACTGCTCGCCGCCGCCGGGATCGCACCCGTCGAACTGCTGGAGAAGGAGGGCCTGGCCCTCATCAACGGCACCGACGGCATGCTCGGCATGCTCGTGATGGCGCTCGCCGACCTGCGCCGGCTCTACACCACCGCCGACGTCACCGCCGCGATGAGCCTGGAGGCGCTGCTCGGCACCGACAAGGTGCTCGCCCCCGAACTGCACGCCCCGATCCGCCCGCACCCCGGGCAGGCCGCCGCCGCCGCCAACATGCTGGCCGTGCTGCGCGGCTCCGGCCTGACCGGCCACCACCAGGACGACGCGCCGCGGGTCCAGGACGCGTACTCGATCCGCTGCGCCCCGCAGGTCGCCGGCGCCGGCCGGGACACCCTGGCGCACGCCGCGCTGGTCGCCGAACGGGAACTGGCCGCCTCGGTGGACAACCCGGTGGTGCTGCCCGACGGCCGGGTCGAGTCGAACGGCAACTTCCACGGCGCGCCGGTCGGCTACGTGCTGGACTTCCTGGCGATCGCCGCCGCCGACCTGGCCTCGATCTCCGAGCGGCGCACCGACCGGCTGCTGGACAAGGCCCGCTCGCACGGCCTGCCCGCCTTCCTGGCCGACGACCCGGGCGTCGACTCCGGCCTGATGATCGCCCAGTACACCCAGGCCGCGCTGGTCAGCGAGAACAAGCGGCTCGCGGTGCCCGCCTCGGTCGACTCCATCCCGTCCTCGGCGATGCAGGAGGACCACGTCTCGATGGGCTGGTCCGCGGCCCGCAAGCTGCGCCAGGCGGTGGCCAACCTCGGGCGGGTGCTCGCGGTGGAACTCGTCGCCTCCGCACGGGCGTTGGAGATCCGGGAGCAGGCCGCCGAGCAGCCGGGCGCGCTCGCCCCGGCGACCGCCGCCGCGGTCGCCGCCGCCCGCGCGGCCGGCGTCGGCGGGCCGGGCCGGGACCGCTTCCTCTCCCCGGACCTGGAGGCCGCCGCCGACCTGGTCGCCTCCGGCGCGCTGCTGGAGGCGGTCGAGCGGGTCACCGGACCGCTGGCCTGA